The following are encoded together in the Crassostrea angulata isolate pt1a10 unplaced genomic scaffold, ASM2561291v2 HiC_scaffold_20, whole genome shotgun sequence genome:
- the LOC128168618 gene encoding uncharacterized protein LOC128168618 — MENDWLSEDENDPKYEALREFVLETLGKFSRKIREVGIKLENLEKKLDSGTECAKFEADLDQIHKKIDKEVKPEFENALSFQISQVNSRIDELEMALVNPKKRKMIDTEEFEEEETEAKIATSVEELNENIRKEVAEVFKSIERSYRKEQEKVSKLQLAYIHYWLGLQETISPTKMVDIQNLIKDGVEDRIWSEGWKPDVRGDFTNYLQDKVKKIVKKKRAINERTKLQQELDNLVGNDLQ, encoded by the exons ATGGAGAATGACTGGCTATCCGAAg atGAAAACGATCCAAAGTATGAAGCCTTAAGAGAATTTGTCCTTGAGACTCTCGGGAAGTTCAGTCGTAAAATAAGAGAAGTTGGTATTAAGCTtgaaaaccttgaaaaaaaattggactcAGGAACAGAATGTGCCAAGTTCGAAGCTGATTTGGACCAGATTCATAAGAAAATTGATAAAGAGGTGAAGCCTGAATTTGAAAACGCACTTTCCTTCCAAATTAGTCAAGTGAACTCGAGAATAGACGAGTTAGAAATGGCTCTAGTAAAtcctaaaaagagaaaaatgatagACACTGAAGAATTTGAAGAAGAGGAAACAGAAGCTAAGATCGCGACATCTGTGgaagaattaaatgaaaacataagaAAAGAAGTCGCGGAAGTGTTCAAGAGCATCGAAAGGAGCTACCGCAAAGAACAGGAAAAAGTTTCGAAGTTACAGCTAGCGTACATTCATTACTGGCTGGGATTGCAGGAAACCATTTCTCCAA CAAAAATGGTAGACAtccaaaatttgataaaagatgGTGTGGAGGATCGCATATGGAGCGAGGGATGGAAGCCAGACGTTCGAGGGGATTTCACCAACTATTTACAGgacaaagtaaagaaaatagtCAAGAAGAAAAGAGCAATCAACGAAAGAACAAAGCTCCAGCAAGAGCTAGACAACTTGGTTGGGAATGATTTGCAATAA
- the LOC128168625 gene encoding uncharacterized protein LOC128168625, with translation MPVRHITLFPNDNASLRNVRGLLKKHVRLTEYSKSELMTFSNSLGFQLFYERGWECWIALIPMHQMHSVALSIQQVRQQALATFLQLRENFKNTLMALALRGEARRTLEKNDINDVRKMFILPDDCYAILDALQASLYQLTLTGLLRPIIFCFRFGEKMTCGLSLSDFNTQFTLRTTIHVAANILSDSEEVDLLWSTAGLQQIIRHRGTLCTCLSFKDCANYQSNLDGRPMDIKTCLRTICRFPHEVQFVQLYADIPHRQPNCRYHPVSGCIVGGMCFPRSTAEAFLRDADHYISTLQSNWTLLRRSTCRIEFVVSQDSFADHINAMDFINLTKLEVLLESVPLLVPFPLHILTCIRHLGLWICKELKELLNEYKKTGYVRATWQSYQLELASEKLLWGKPLCGRSTSYSINLGPGALGPSRSSTDHYGFLSLEVYSTCMQNEYSIPPQEIWTTSEVISKMIKRSVGLHDHLDGSYGVIGRHLVVALLHDLHETGKAASYVLFEDFLREIKSCKTTFKTVGAVTIRSLVKLLTTNRRTNSQMVFPSLYLLLDKSNISVAEVIKAGILELDLKHFPAVTTYDRHGNMTLTWSFNDKFWTVVYDKHSTDITENTLVTISDLVRGELEKRGLIYPSKIKKTPKILPWLTMCLRRLQKENMDMEQLVITMTYISCIALLMQGQYVEYDRLALLTIDLPVDKNKLIALEILSKLQLASFRFRNLQLNRLHFTIPHKLEMLTGAEKKSTKKGETTQSEEVTTNDNKVEELPPKYVDHDNADDDPILFDKDIGHRRTSTCFPISTSLKAPWSAQELEFLHAQRLAEVTIREKYERFKLQCLRSNIPFRTFRAFETKLQRLSNK, from the coding sequence ATGCCCGTGAGACATATCACACTGTTTCCAAATGATAATGCAAGTCTACGGAACGTTAGAGGCCTTTTGAAAAAGCACGTCAGATTAACAGAATACAGTAAAAGCGAACTTATGACCTTCTCAAACAGCTTAGGGTTCCAGCTATTTTATGAAAGAGGGTGGGAATGTTGGATAGCTTTAATTCCTATGCACCAGATGCATTCAGTTGCATTATCCATTCAGCAAGTGAGACAACAAGCCCTCGCCACATTTCTTCAGCTgagagagaattttaaaaatacactaaTGGCTCTTGCTTTGCGTGGAGAGGCTAGAAGAACTCTCGAAAAGAATGACATTAATGACGTtcgaaaaatgttcattttacctGACGATTGTTATGCAATACTCGATGCTTTGCAAGCATCTTTATACCAACTGACCCTAACTGGACTTTTGAGACCAATCATATTTTGCTTCCGCTTTGGTGAAAAAATGACCTGTGGATTATCATTGTCAGATTTTAATACCCAATTTACATTGCGTACAACTATCCATGTTGCTGCAAACATACTGTCAGACTCTGAAGAAGTTGATCTTCTTTGGTCTACTGCGGGATTGCAACAAATCATCCGCCACAGAGGAACACTTTGTACATGCTTATCATTCAAAGACTGTGCCAACTATCAGAGCAATCTAGATGGAAGACCAATGGATATCAAAACTTGTTTGCGGACGATTTGTCGTTTTCCACACGAGGTGCAGTTTGTTCAACTTTACGCTGACATTCCACATCGTCAACCCAATTGTCGATATCATCCAGTGTCGGGTTGCATTGTTGGAGGTATGTGTTTCCCACGATCGACAGCAGAGGCATTCCTACGCGACGCTGATCATTATATATCTACTTTGCAAAGCAACTGGACATTACTAAGGAGAAGTACATGTAGGATTGAATTTGTTGTTTCGCAGGATTCATTTGCTGACCATATAAATGCTatggattttattaatttaaccaAACTAGAAGTACTTTTAGAATCTGTACCTCTGTTAGTGCCTTTTCCTTTGCATATTCTAACATGCATTCGACATTTGGGTTTATGGATTTGCAAGGAACTTAAAGAATTATTGAACGAGTATAAAAAAACAGGATATGTGCGTGCCACCTGGCAATCCTATCAGTTGGAACTAGCCTCCGAAAAACTTTTGTGGGGAAAGCCACTTTGTGGAAGGAGTACATCTTACTCTATCAATCTAGGACCAGGAGCTCTTGGTCCCAGTAGAAGTTCAACTGACCACTATGGATTTCTATCTTTAGAAGTGTACTCAACCTGTATGCAAAACGAATATAGCATTCCCCCACAAGAAATATGGACAACATCTGAGGTCATATCTAAGATGATAAAACGGTCAGTGGGATTGCACGATCACTTGGATGGCAGCTATGGAGTCATTGGTCGACATTTGGTTGTTGCCTTACTACATGACCTGCACGAAACTGGCAAGGCTGCCAGTTACGTTCTTTTTGAAGATTTCCTACGAGAGATAAAATCTTGCAAGACAACATTTAAGACAGTCGGTGCTGTAACAATTAGATCGCTGGTCAAACTGTTAACAACAAACAGAAGAACAAATTCCCAAATGGTTTTCCCCAGCTTGTACCTGCTCTTGGATAAAAGTAATATATCAGTGGCAGAAGTCATAAAAGCTGGTATTCTTGAACTTGACCTTAAACATTTTCCAGCTGTTACAACATATGACAGGCATGGGAATATGACACTGACTTGgtcatttaatgataaattctGGACGGTTGTATATGACAAACATTCTacagatatcacagaaaacacACTTGTCACAATATCAGATTTAGTAAGAGGTGAATTGGAAAAACGGGGGCTAATATACCCAAGTAAGATTAAGAAAACCCCAAAGATTCTTCCTTGGTTAACAATGTGCCTTCGAAGGCTCCAGAAAGAAAATATGGATATGGAACAATTAGTAATAACAATGACGTATATCAGCTGTATTGCACTTTTGATGCAGGGCCAATATGTCGAATATGACAGGTTAGCTTTACTGACGATCGACCTACCGGTAGATAAAAACAAACTGATCGCCTTGGAGATTTTGTCAAAGTTGCAATTGGCCAGCTTTAGATTTCGCAATTTGCAGTTAAATCGCTTGCACTTCACCATCCCACATAAACTTGAAATGTTGACAGGAGCAGAAAAGAAAAGTACGAAGAAGGGAGAAACAACGCAATCAGAAGAGGTTACTACCAATGACAATAAAGTCGAAGAACTCCCCCCAAAATACGTCGATCATGACAATGCTGACGATGACCCTATTCTATTTGATAAAGACATCGGACATCGAAGAACTTCCACTTGCTTCCCGATTTCTACATCCTTGAAAGCTCCCTGGTCAGCCCAAGAGTTGGAATTCCTGCATGCTCAAAGGTTGGCAGAAGTTACCATTCGTGAAAAATACGAACGCTTTAAATTACAGTGTTTAAGATCAAATATTCCTTTCCGTACATTTCGggcttttgaaacaaaactacaaAGACTTTCAAATAAGTAA
- the LOC128168624 gene encoding uncharacterized protein LOC128168624 — translation MPVRHITLFPNDNASLRNVRGLLKKHVRLTEYSKSELMTFSNSLGFQLFYERGWECWIALIPMHQMHSVALSIQQVRQQALATFLQLRENFKNTLMALALRGEARRTLEKNDINDVRKMFILPDDCYAILDALQASLYQLTQTGLLRPIIFCFRFGEKMTCGLSLSDFNTQFTLRTTIHVAANILSDSEEVDLLWSTAGLQQIIRHRGTLCTCLSFKDCANYQSNLDGRPMDIKTCLRTICRFPHEVQFVQLYADIPHRQPNCRYHPVSGCIVGGMCFPRSTAEAFLRDADHYISTLQSNWTLLRRSTCRIEFVVSQDSVADHINAMDFINLTKLEVLLESVPLLVPFPLHILTCIRHLGLWICKELKELLNEYKKTGYVRATWQSYQLELASEKLLWGKPLCGRSTSYSINLGPGALGPSRSSTDHYGFLSLEVYSTCMQNEYSIPPQEIWTTSEVISKMIKRSVGLHDHLDGSYGVIGRHLVVALLHDLHETGKAASYVLFEDFLREIKSCKTTFKTVGAVTIRSLVKLLTTNRRTNSQMVFPSLYLLLDKSNISVAEVIKAGILELDLKHFPAVTTYDRHGNMTLTWSFNDKFWTVVYDKHSTDITENTLVTISDLVRGELEKRGLIYPSKIKKTPKILPWLTMCLRRLQKENMDMEQLVITMTYISCIALLMQGQYVEYDRLALLTIDLPVDKNKLIALEILSKLQLASFRFRNLQLNRLHFTIPHKLEMLTGAEKKSTKKGETTQSEEVTTNDNKVEELPPKYVDHDNADDDPILFDKDIGHRRTSTCFPISTSLKAPWSAQELEFLHAQRLAEVTIREKYERFKLQCLRSNIPFRTFRAFETKLQRLSNK, via the coding sequence ATGCCCGTGAGACATATCACACTGTTTCCAAATGATAATGCAAGTCTACGGAACGTTAGAGGCCTTTTGAAAAAGCACGTCAGATTAACAGAATACAGTAAAAGCGAACTTATGACCTTCTCAAACAGCTTAGGGTTCCAGCTATTTTATGAAAGAGGGTGGGAATGTTGGATAGCTTTAATTCCTATGCACCAGATGCATTCAGTTGCATTATCCATTCAGCAAGTGAGACAACAAGCCCTCGCCACATTTCTTCAGCTgagagagaattttaaaaatacactaaTGGCTCTTGCTTTGCGTGGAGAGGCTAGAAGAACTCTCGAAAAGAATGACATTAATGACGTtcgaaaaatgttcattttacctGACGATTGTTATGCAATACTCGATGCTTTGCAAGCATCTTTATACCAACTGACCCAAACTGGACTTTTGAGACCAATCATATTTTGCTTCCGCTTTGGTGAAAAAATGACCTGTGGATTATCATTGTCAGATTTTAATACCCAATTTACATTGCGTACAACTATCCATGTTGCTGCAAACATACTGTCAGACTCTGAAGAAGTTGATCTTCTTTGGTCTACTGCGGGATTGCAACAAATCATCCGCCACAGAGGAACACTTTGTACATGCTTATCATTCAAAGACTGTGCCAACTATCAGAGCAATCTAGATGGAAGACCAATGGATATCAAAACTTGTTTGCGGACGATTTGTCGTTTTCCACACGAGGTGCAGTTTGTTCAACTTTACGCTGACATTCCACATCGTCAACCCAATTGTCGATATCATCCAGTGTCGGGTTGCATTGTTGGAGGTATGTGTTTCCCACGATCGACAGCAGAGGCATTCCTACGCGACGCTGATCATTATATATCTACTTTGCAAAGCAACTGGACATTACTAAGGAGAAGTACATGTAGGATTGAATTTGTTGTTTCGCAGGATTCAGTTGCTGACCATATAAATGCTatggattttattaatttaaccaAACTAGAAGTACTTTTAGAATCTGTACCTCTGTTAGTGCCTTTTCCTTTGCATATTCTAACATGCATTCGACATTTGGGTTTATGGATTTGCAAGGAACTTAAAGAATTATTGAACGAGTATAAAAAAACAGGATATGTGCGTGCCACCTGGCAATCCTATCAGTTGGAACTAGCCTCCGAAAAACTTTTGTGGGGAAAGCCACTTTGTGGAAGGAGTACATCTTACTCTATCAATCTAGGACCAGGAGCTCTTGGTCCCAGTAGAAGTTCAACTGACCACTATGGATTTCTATCTTTAGAAGTGTACTCAACCTGTATGCAAAACGAATATAGCATTCCCCCACAAGAAATATGGACAACATCTGAGGTCATATCTAAGATGATAAAACGGTCAGTGGGATTGCACGATCACTTGGATGGCAGCTATGGAGTCATTGGTCGACATTTGGTTGTTGCCTTACTACATGACCTGCACGAAACTGGCAAGGCTGCCAGTTACGTTCTTTTTGAAGATTTCCTACGAGAGATAAAATCTTGCAAGACAACATTTAAGACAGTCGGTGCTGTAACAATTAGATCGCTGGTCAAACTGTTAACAACAAACAGAAGAACAAATTCCCAAATGGTTTTCCCCAGCTTGTACCTGCTCTTGGATAAAAGTAATATATCAGTGGCAGAAGTCATAAAAGCTGGTATTCTTGAACTTGACCTTAAACATTTTCCAGCTGTTACAACATATGACAGGCATGGGAATATGACACTGACTTGgtcatttaatgataaattctGGACGGTTGTATATGACAAACATTCTacagatatcacagaaaacacACTTGTCACAATATCAGATTTAGTAAGAGGTGAATTGGAAAAACGGGGGCTAATATACCCAAGTAAGATTAAGAAAACCCCAAAGATTCTTCCTTGGTTAACAATGTGCCTTCGAAGGCTCCAGAAAGAAAATATGGATATGGAACAATTAGTAATAACAATGACGTATATCAGCTGTATTGCACTTTTGATGCAGGGCCAATATGTCGAATATGACAGGTTAGCTTTACTGACGATCGACCTACCGGTAGATAAAAACAAACTGATCGCCTTGGAGATTTTGTCAAAGTTGCAATTGGCCAGCTTTAGATTTCGCAATTTGCAGTTAAATCGCTTGCACTTCACCATCCCACATAAACTTGAAATGTTGACAGGAGCAGAAAAGAAAAGTACGAAGAAGGGAGAAACAACGCAATCAGAAGAGGTTACTACCAATGACAATAAAGTCGAAGAACTCCCCCCAAAATACGTCGATCATGACAATGCTGACGATGACCCTATTCTATTTGATAAAGACATCGGACATCGAAGAACTTCCACTTGCTTCCCGATTTCTACATCCTTGAAAGCTCCCTGGTCAGCCCAAGAGTTGGAATTCCTGCATGCTCAAAGGTTGGCAGAAGTTACCATTCGTGAAAAATACGAACGCTTTAAATTACAGTGTTTAAGATCAAATATTCCTTTCCGTACATTTCGggcttttgaaacaaaactacaaAGACTTTCAAATAAGTAA
- the LOC128168619 gene encoding uncharacterized protein LOC128168619 produces MENDWLSEDENDPKYEALREFVLETFGKFSRKIREVGIKLENLEKKLDSGTECAKFEADLDQIHKKIDKEVKPEFENALSFQISQVNSRIDELEMALVNPKKRKMIDTEEFEEEETEAKIATSVEELNENIRKEVAEVFKSIERSYRKEQEKVSKLQLAYIHYWLGLQETISPTKMVDIQNLIKDGVEDRIWSEGWKPDVRGDFTNYLQDKVKKIVKKKRAINERTKLQQELDNLVGNDLQ; encoded by the exons ATGGAGAATGACTGGCTATCCGAAg atGAAAACGATCCAAAGTATGAAGCCTTAAGAGAATTTGTCCTTGAGACTTTCGGGAAGTTCAGTCGTAAAATAAGAGAAGTTGGTATTAAGCTtgaaaaccttgaaaaaaaattggactcAGGAACAGAATGTGCCAAGTTCGAAGCTGATTTGGACCAGATTCATAAGAAAATTGATAAAGAGGTGAAGCCTGAATTTGAAAACGCACTTTCCTTCCAAATTAGTCAAGTGAACTCGAGAATAGACGAGTTAGAAATGGCTCTAGTAAAtcctaaaaagagaaaaatgatagACACTGAAGAATTTGAAGAAGAGGAAACAGAAGCTAAGATCGCGACATCTGTGgaagaattaaatgaaaacataagaAAAGAAGTCGCGGAAGTGTTCAAGAGCATCGAAAGGAGCTACCGCAAAGAACAGGAAAAAGTTTCGAAGTTACAGCTAGCGTACATTCATTACTGGCTGGGATTGCAGGAAACCATTTCTCCAA CAAAAATGGTAGACAtccaaaatttgataaaagatgGTGTGGAGGATCGCATATGGAGCGAGGGATGGAAGCCAGACGTTCGAGGGGATTTCACCAACTATTTACAGgacaaagtaaagaaaatagtCAAGAAGAAAAGAGCAATCAACGAAAGAACAAAGCTCCAGCAAGAGCTAGACAACTTGGTTGGGAATGATTTGCAATAA